A genomic segment from Janthinobacterium sp. 64 encodes:
- a CDS encoding glutaminyl-peptide cyclotransferase, whose amino-acid sequence MKNTGKTRLKRTAGSLLLGLLCTVGLMSEMGYAQAAIPVYGYFVKNTYPHDPQAFTQGLLFKDGHLYESTGQNGQSSLRKVELATGKVLQKSMLDKKVFGEGITDVGDEILGLTWISQTGYVFDQKTFKLKRKFTYQGEGWGLASDGKFVYMSDGSSAIRVLNPKTLMEVRRFEVKAEGRPIERLNELEMVDGELFANVWGADVIARIDPASGKVVGWIDLTGLLPPEQRGTANPDAVLNGIAWDARGKRLFVTGKLWPKLFEIELIEIQRR is encoded by the coding sequence ATGAAGAACACAGGTAAAACCAGACTGAAACGTACGGCAGGCTCGCTGCTGCTGGGATTGTTGTGCACCGTGGGCCTGATGAGCGAAATGGGCTATGCCCAGGCCGCCATTCCCGTGTATGGCTATTTCGTCAAGAATACCTATCCGCACGACCCCCAGGCGTTCACCCAGGGCTTGCTGTTCAAGGATGGCCACCTGTATGAAAGCACGGGCCAGAACGGCCAGTCCTCCTTGCGCAAGGTGGAGCTGGCGACGGGCAAGGTCTTGCAGAAAAGCATGCTGGACAAAAAAGTGTTCGGCGAGGGCATCACGGATGTGGGCGATGAAATCCTGGGACTGACCTGGATTTCGCAGACCGGCTATGTCTTTGACCAGAAGACGTTCAAACTGAAACGCAAATTTACCTACCAGGGCGAAGGCTGGGGCCTGGCCAGCGATGGCAAATTTGTCTACATGAGCGACGGCAGCTCCGCCATCCGCGTGCTCAATCCGAAAACCCTGATGGAAGTGCGCCGCTTCGAGGTCAAGGCCGAGGGCCGCCCCATCGAGCGCCTGAACGAGCTGGAAATGGTCGACGGGGAATTGTTTGCCAATGTGTGGGGCGCCGACGTGATCGCCCGCATCGACCCGGCCAGCGGCAAGGTGGTGGGCTGGATCGACCTGACGGGCTTGCTGCCGCCCGAGCAGCGGGGCACGGCCAATCCCGACGCCGTGCTCAACGGCATTGCCTGGGATGCGCGCGGCAAGCGCCTGTTTGTCACGGGAAAACTGTGGCCCAAGCTGTTCGAGATCGAACTAATTGAAATCCAGCGCCGCTGA
- a CDS encoding LysR family transcriptional regulator has protein sequence MDIRSLRYFVEVVEQASFTRAAARLHVTQPTVSKMVAQLEQSLDLALLDRAGKRFTLTDAGKVVLSRAHELLALHAELKVELRDLQQLERGELRVGVSPQTHSTLAPWLAEYHQRYPGIELKMYESGTQAIERDLRTGTVELGTMLDYPGNAATWQDFEALPLVRSPLCLLAAPGSAWQGRASVALAELAGSPFIFYGAAFALNDIVLDACQRAGFAPRITGRSGQWDFIASLVRLGVGICLLPKMYCDTLDQTQFAVIPLDGPPVEWNLMLAWRRGGRLSFAARAWLDLVRARMADAARLQ, from the coding sequence CTACTTCGTCGAAGTGGTCGAACAAGCCAGTTTTACGCGTGCCGCCGCCAGGCTGCACGTGACGCAGCCCACCGTCAGCAAGATGGTCGCCCAGCTGGAACAGTCGCTGGACCTGGCCTTGCTGGATCGCGCCGGCAAGCGTTTTACCCTGACGGACGCGGGCAAGGTGGTGCTGTCGCGCGCGCATGAACTGCTGGCCCTGCATGCAGAGTTAAAAGTGGAATTGCGCGACTTGCAGCAGCTGGAGCGGGGAGAATTGCGCGTTGGCGTGTCGCCGCAAACCCACTCGACCTTGGCGCCGTGGCTGGCCGAATACCACCAGCGCTATCCCGGTATCGAACTGAAAATGTATGAAAGCGGCACGCAGGCGATCGAGCGCGACTTGCGCACGGGCACGGTGGAACTGGGTACCATGCTCGACTACCCGGGCAATGCGGCCACTTGGCAGGATTTCGAAGCCTTGCCCCTCGTGCGCTCACCGCTGTGCCTGCTGGCGGCGCCCGGTTCTGCGTGGCAGGGACGCGCTTCCGTGGCCCTGGCCGAGCTGGCCGGCAGCCCCTTCATCTTCTATGGCGCCGCGTTTGCCTTGAACGACATCGTGCTGGACGCATGCCAGCGGGCCGGTTTCGCTCCGCGCATCACGGGCCGCAGCGGCCAGTGGGATTTTATCGCCTCGCTGGTGCGGCTGGGCGTGGGCATTTGCCTGCTGCCGAAGATGTATTGCGACACGCTGGATCAAACGCAATTTGCCGTCATCCCCCTCGACGGTCCGCCCGTGGAGTGGAATCTGATGCTGGCCTGGCGCCGCGGCGGGCGGCTGTCGTTTGCGGCACGTGCCTGGCTGGACCTCGTCAGGGCGCGCATGGCGGACGCGGCCCGTTTACAATAG